The genomic region AACACCACCTCCGACCGCCACCACTCCACCCGCCGCCGAGCCCGGTGCCACCGCACCGCCAGCGCGTACACGCCCGGCACCCGAGCCACCCACCACCGCCGACGCCGCCGCCCGAACACCCGCTCCCGCTCCGCAGCCGTCAGCTCGTGATGTGCTCCCGCCGGTGTCAGCCCGTACGGCGTCCTTGCGTCGGCAGCCGACTCGTCGGACCCACATGTGCTCGCCGGCACCTGTTCGTACGAGGTACTCGCGTCTGCCACGGTCACCTCGCCCGCAGCCGCCAGCCCATTCGATTTCCTCGCGTCGTTCGCAGGTCTCGCGCGCTGCTCACCTCTGACAACTGTCACGTGCTTCGTCACCGTTCCCCCGAACGCTCCACCCGGCCACTCCGACCGCCCCAGTCACGCTACGGCGCCGAAAGCTCACAATCCGCGCCGCAATCCACCCGCAACCCAACCGAGCCCCCACCGCAAGTGGCGGCCTTTGAGGCGCCCCGACCTGGTCGGCCACCCCGGCCACGTCCCGGTCGGCAGGCCGCGCTTTCCCCTGCAAGCCGGCGCGTACGCCGAGGTGGTCATCGGCCCGCCAGGCAATCAACAACCCTCTCGGTGATCGCGGGCAGCAGCGCCCGAGCAGCGACGGTGGTTTCAGCCGAGCTCCAGGGCGGTGCAGACCCAGCGGCCTCGGTGGGTCTCCAGGCGAAGAGCCACGGCGCGCGAACGGTCGCCGGCGCGAACGTGGGCAGCAACCTCGACCACGTCGTCCGTCGGCCGCGAGACGTGGATCGAACGAACACAGCTGCGGTCCTTGGCCCCGCGCTTGCCGGCGGTGGTGGTGAGACCGAGCAGCCGCACACGGCGGTTCAGGTCGGTGAAGACCACCGAGTCGGTCCAGCGAATCAGCTGGCTGATCGCGCGATCGCCGGCAAGCACCTCGACAATCGCCTGAACCAGCCGAGTACTCCACGCCCGAGCATCCGGCAACGCCGGTCCACCGTGCACCAGTCGCAACCGAGGCCGCGCCGGAATCACCAGCTCCTCAGCAACGTCGTACCGCAGAGCCAGCGCCCCCTGCGTCGGCACCTCCTGCCGACGAGCCCTACCGCCCTGCCCGCGCCCCTTCCCCGCCCCCGCCAAGGGGTACGTCGTCCCGGTGCGCGGGTGAGTACGGGCGCCGCTGCCGGCCGCGGTGCTGCCCGTGCCGGTGCTGGCCGCCGTGCTGTGGGGGCGGGCGGCCAGGCCCATGTGCGTCGCCTTGTCGGCTTCCGGGTGCGTTGCTGTGTCGGCGTCCGCGGCCGGACTCGTGGGCATGTTCGCTTCCGGCTGGGTGGTGACGGACTCGGGGCCGACGAGGTGCGTGCCGGCGGCCGAGGGCTCGGGGGAGTTGGAGGACGTGGGGTGAACGGCGGCGAGAGCGCGTCGGGTGGTCATGTCACTTCTCCTGGTGGGTCGGCGGCACGGGACGGTCGAGGGAGGACGGGGCGTGGAGTACCTGGCCTGGGAGCAGCAGGTCGGGGTCAGGGCCGATCACGGCGCGGTTGGCGGCGTACCACTGCGGCCAGCGGGCGGCGATCGCTTCAGCTGTGGCACGGGCGCCGAGTTCAGCGGCGGCGATCGACCAGAGCGAGTCGCCTCGGACGACCACGTGACTGCTTGTGCGGACGAGCTGCCCGCTGCCCAGATCCGTGTACCGCGTCGGCGCACCATCGGTAGGCCGATCCGGCACCCGCACCGAAGGCCGCCCGGGTTCCTCGGTGCGCCCCTGCGCCCGAGCTTCGACCCGCTGGTCCGTCCGAGACTGCTTGGCCGGGTCGGCCCGCTGGTCCGTGCGCTCGACCGGTTGATGGGCTTGTTGCTGCGGCCGCTTCGCGCGGCCGTGAACCTCCGATCGCCCCGGCCGGGCGCCGTGCTCAGCGGTCGGCCGCGCGCCGGGCAACTTGTTGCTAGCGGCATCCGATCCCGTGAGTCGAACGCTCGACGGCCTCTCGGTGGCGCGCCAGTCGTTGGGTGAGACGCCCGGCCGGCCAGTCGACCCGTGGAGCCGGTCCGATTCCGGAGCGGACTCGGCCGGTACGTCGGCCCGGTGAGCGGCAGCCCGCCGAGTCGGGGCGGTAGCCGGAGGAGCAGGTTCGGTGAGGCGGAGGATGGACGGCGTCTCCGTCAGGCGCCAGTTGGGGGGACTCGGCGTGAGCGAGACGGTGGAGGCCCGTTCGGTGGCGGTCCACGGCTGCCGGGGAGGGGCGTCGCTCGGTGCGGCGTGAGCGACGCCGATGGTCAGCGGGGTCACGGCCGCCACCCCGAGGGCCGAGCGCAGGAGGGGTCGCGAACTCTGCGAAGTGATCGCCCCGGCGACGACCGAAGCTGCCCGTCCGAGAACACCCGGGGTCTGCTCCAGGGCCGTCGCCAGGACCGCGACCAGCAGCCAGGCGTACGCGACCCAGGCGACAGCGCCGACGGCGAGGAAGGCCATCGAGATCAGGTCCTCGAACGACGCCTGAGCCGTCGCACCTGCGGTGACCCATTGCAAGCCGAAGCCCAGCCCGACCACAACGCCCAGCGCTGAGAGCGGTCTGATTACTCGAATCATCCGGTTCACCTGGTTTCGCGTCTGAACTATGAGTTTGCGTCAGTTTGCGTTGGCTTGATCACTATAAGCCGTCGGATGCGACGTTTGGCAACCCATGCTGACGAGGATTCGCTACGGAGCGTGGGACGGCAGGCACGCACCGTGCCGGCGAGCGGGTAGGTTCACCGCATGCGTCTGGATGCTCTGTTCGAGGACCTGGAGTCGCAGTTCGCCGCCCTGCAGGACGGGGATCTCTACGGCGAGGTCGCGGAGCGGATCCGGGCCGAGGTCGGCAAGATCACCCTGCTCGACCGGCTCCGTGGCGCGACCGGCACGGTGATCCGGGTGGAGCTGGCGTACGCCGAACCGGTGCAAGGGGAGCTCGCGCGGGTCGGCAAGGACTGTCTGCTGATCGAGGCCGAGCGGTTCGAGGAGTGGCTCATCCCCGCGACGGCGTTGACCGCCGTGCACGGACTGGGGCCCTGGGCCGAGCCGGCCGAAGGAGCGGTTGCTGCCAAGCTCGGCCTGGCACACCTGTTGCGCGGCATCGCCCGCGACCGCTCACCGGTGACGCTGTTCTGTGCCGGTCCGGGTGGGCACCCGATCACCGGGACCGTCGACCGTGTCGGTGCCGACTTCGTCGAGATCGCGGAGCATCCGCTCGACGCGCCTCGCCGCCGGACCGAGGTCCACAACACCCGTCTGGTCCCGACCCAGGCCCTCTCGGCCCTCCGTCGCCGCTGACCCGGCGTACGGCGAGGTGCTCGACTACTGGCGAACGTCCTCGGTCTGCTCGGCGTCCTCGCCGAACGGGTGGCTGTCGATGAACTGGCGGGTCTCGGTGTACAGCCGCTCGATGTACTTTTCCAGCTCGGTGGCCTCGACCCGCCACTGACCGCGGCCGCCGATCTTGACCGCGGGGATGTCGCCGCGGCGGACCAGCGCGTAGACCTGGTTGGCCGAGATGTTCAGCACCTCGGCGACGTCGGAGAGCTGGAGGAAGCGCGGTGCAGGCATTCGTCCTGACGCCCTTTCGCTGGTCGACGGTCGCTGGCGGCGGATTGCAACGTCCTGCAATCACGGTTCCATCAGTTTGCCACGGTTCACTCCCGGGAGATTGAGTTTGTCCCCAAGCCGCGGCCCTGTGGACAACCGAGGGCGGCACAACCCGCTCAGTTGGCACAATGGCGGCTCCGGAGCGCGATCGACAGGTCACAGGGGAGAGTCAGACGTGGTGCAGAGTCCAGTCCGCAGCGGCTTCGCGGCGCCGTCGGCCCCGCCGCAGCGCAACCGGCGGGCCCGGTGGAAGGACGGCCGGCTGGTGCTCGGCGTGCTGCTGGTCGCGCTCACCGCGCTGGCCGGCGCCCGGCTGCTCGCCTCGGCCGACG from Kribbella flavida DSM 17836 harbors:
- a CDS encoding Rv3235 family protein, with the protein product MTTRRALAAVHPTSSNSPEPSAAGTHLVGPESVTTQPEANMPTSPAADADTATHPEADKATHMGLAARPHSTAASTGTGSTAAGSGARTHPRTGTTYPLAGAGKGRGQGGRARRQEVPTQGALALRYDVAEELVIPARPRLRLVHGGPALPDARAWSTRLVQAIVEVLAGDRAISQLIRWTDSVVFTDLNRRVRLLGLTTTAGKRGAKDRSCVRSIHVSRPTDDVVEVAAHVRAGDRSRAVALRLETHRGRWVCTALELG
- a CDS encoding LysM peptidoglycan-binding domain-containing protein, with the translated sequence MIRVIRPLSALGVVVGLGFGLQWVTAGATAQASFEDLISMAFLAVGAVAWVAYAWLLVAVLATALEQTPGVLGRAASVVAGAITSQSSRPLLRSALGVAAVTPLTIGVAHAAPSDAPPRQPWTATERASTVSLTPSPPNWRLTETPSILRLTEPAPPATAPTRRAAAHRADVPAESAPESDRLHGSTGRPGVSPNDWRATERPSSVRLTGSDAASNKLPGARPTAEHGARPGRSEVHGRAKRPQQQAHQPVERTDQRADPAKQSRTDQRVEARAQGRTEEPGRPSVRVPDRPTDGAPTRYTDLGSGQLVRTSSHVVVRGDSLWSIAAAELGARATAEAIAARWPQWYAANRAVIGPDPDLLLPGQVLHAPSSLDRPVPPTHQEK
- a CDS encoding helix-turn-helix domain-containing protein, translated to MPAPRFLQLSDVAEVLNISANQVYALVRRGDIPAVKIGGRGQWRVEATELEKYIERLYTETRQFIDSHPFGEDAEQTEDVRQ